A stretch of the Candidatus Hydrogenedentota bacterium genome encodes the following:
- a CDS encoding type II toxin-antitoxin system HicB family antitoxin encodes MDNELTIVFEPAEEGGFTAFIPEVPGAVSEGETVEEAREMVLDALHELTAYRREQAALAKSSKSVVERIAPAF; translated from the coding sequence ATGGACAATGAGCTTACCATCGTCTTTGAGCCGGCGGAGGAAGGCGGTTTTACGGCCTTTATTCCGGAGGTTCCAGGCGCGGTTTCCGAAGGGGAGACCGTGGAGGAAGCTCGGGAAATGGTTCTCGACGCTTTACACGAATTGACTGCGTATCGGCGGGAACAGGCAGCTCTTGCTAAAAGCTCCAAGAGCGTCGTCGAGAGAATCGCCCCCGCGTTCTGA